A stretch of Henckelia pumila isolate YLH828 chromosome 4, ASM3356847v2, whole genome shotgun sequence DNA encodes these proteins:
- the LOC140865855 gene encoding uncharacterized protein: MAMEIMKPPANMDFRFDSASTSPYISAPSSPQRFGASFFYSAPASPRVYAAADEGGYVSVPFDWEEKPGIRKITKEEQISTAASSNYGDAADQDLEEIDFAFDFSGNLERLSLSADELFDGGKIKPLRLTPRFHYDQNHKPAMDSPKKNKKKDSGLDLQGETRKQSFQEISHTRGRERISNNNNSSQSRHKSTRSLSPLRVSDLLFDPEEATENPSAISSFASFWHKKWKIKDLLLFRSASESHATDKEQMRKYSALKKTDSMDVKNSSFRSTDSSSNGSVSRRRRRSGPPISAHELHYTVNRAVSVEMKKRTFLPYKQGLLGCLGFQPSLFSSDSMKF; the protein is encoded by the coding sequence ATGGCGATGGAGATTATGAAACCTCCTGCAAACATGGACTTCAGATTCGACAGCGCCTCCACTTCACCTTACATAAGCGCTCCTTCCAGCCCCCAACGCTTCGGCGCCTCCTTCTTCTACAGCGCCCCCGCCAGCCCACGTGTCTACGCCGCCGCCGACGAAGGAGGCTACGTTTCCGTGCCTTTCGACTGGGAAGAGAAGCCCGGGATTCGTAAGATCACTAAAGAAGAACAGATCAGTACCGCCGCTTCTTCAAACTACGGCGATGCCGCTGATCAGGACTTGGAGGAGATAGATTTCGCGTTCGATTTCAGTGGGAATCTTGAGAGGCTTTCTCTGTCGGCGGATGAGCTTTTCGACGGAGGCAAGATCAAGCCTTTGAGGCTTACTCCAAGATTTCACTACGACCAGAATCACAAGCCCGCCATGGATTCGCCCaagaaaaacaagaagaaagatTCGGGTCTGGACCTGCAGGGAGAGACACGGAAGCAAAGTTTCCAAGAAATTAGTCACACCAGAGGAAGGGAAAGAATATCCAACAATAATAATTCTTCACAATCCAGGCACAAATCGACGAGATCCTTGTCTCCTTTACGAGTTTCTGATCTGTTGTTCGACCCCGAGGAAGCAACAGAAAACCCATCTGCAATATCAAGTTTTGCTTCGTTCTGGCACAAGAAATGGAAGATCAAAGACTTGTTACTGTTCCGAAGCGCATCAGAAAGCCACGCAACGGATAAAGAACAGATGAGGAAGTATTCTGCATTGAAGAAAACGGATTCGATGGATGTGAAGAACTCGAGTTTCAGGTCCACAGATAGCAGCAGCAACGGATCGGTTTCCCGGAGAAGAAGAAGATCGGGGCCTCCGATCTCAGCTCATGAATTGCATTACACAGTAAATAGAGCAGTTTCGGTGGAGATGAAGAAGAGAACTTTCTTGCCTTACAAACAAGGATTATTGGGTTGTTTAGGATTTCAACCATCTCTATTCTCCTCCGATTccatgaaattttaa